The following are encoded together in the Diachasmimorpha longicaudata isolate KC_UGA_2023 chromosome 3, iyDiaLong2, whole genome shotgun sequence genome:
- the LOC135160409 gene encoding uncharacterized protein LOC135160409 isoform X2, with translation MQGQARMATPQQQQMKSMQQQTPPKIFQGQQQQQQTPQKPFQGQQQQQQTPQKPFQGQQQQQQTPQKPFQGQQMQQTPQQTPQKQFGQPQQQQLQQQQSQQSQQQQQPQPTPEKKVSGPNVATPKPAAVNPSQNNTQGAPSTPASGQNQDCSMDYEDVMPEGDGFSETSDQPKWRRSKLQGTKVNRKLRRLRMNQRLRKTLMPKNAIMVLNEMKAGVQFTFPETQAVANSVFLVHAELDGKTYVGQGLSKPLARQNAAENALKCLLLEKMTAAANKARTDAENDPQGVPDNTETIKEESDVTTGAPVDTTNPDAGAGTPMNVDDTDEIPWSSLASFALYKLFLEWQNQGTVVPIPRPGTQTPPKLKTESKPPTEKVLPENALSVHPVMLLNQMKPGITYVEVSRSGNPPNTLFTLSVEIDDKVYTGAAKNKRDAKKIAAKAALKALYNLEYLDEIKAEVVEPMQVSEQMLQQPLQ, from the exons ATGCAGGGACAAGCTAGAATGGCAACACCTCAGCAGCAGCAAATGAAATCTATGCAGCAGCAAACACCCCCGAAGATTTTTCAGGgacagcaacagcagcagcagacCCCTCAGAAGCCCTTCCAGGGGCAACAGCAGCAACAACAGACTCCTCAGAAGCCCTTCCAAGggcagcagcagcaacagcaGACCCCTCAGAAGCCATTCCAAGGCCAGCAGATGCAGCAGACACCACAGCAGACTCCGCAAAAGCAGTTTGGACAGCCACAACAGCAACAGCTGCAACAACAACAATCACAACAATCACAGCAACAACAGCAACCACAGCCAACCCCTGAGAAAAAGGTTTCAGGACCAAATGTCGCCACGCCGAAGCCAGCAGCAGTTAATCCCAGTCAGAATAATACACAGGGGGCTCCTAGTACTCCAGCCAGTGGCCAGAATCAAGATTGTTCCATGGATTATGAGGATGTCATGCCAGAGGGAGATGGTTTCTCCGAGACTAGTGATCAGCCCAAGTGGAGGCGCTCGAAGCTTCAAGGAA CCAAAGTCAACAGAAAATTGAGACGCCTGAGGATGAATCAGCGTCTGAGGAAGACGCTCATGCCCAAAAATGCAATAATGGTCCTGAATGAAATGAAGGCTGGCGTGCAATTCACTTTCCCAGAGACCCAAGCTGTTGCCAACTCCGTCTTTCTGGTACATGCTGAG CTGGATGGAAAAACATACGTTGGTCAAGGTCTCTCGAAGCCTTTGGCTCGACAAAATGCAGCTGAGAATGCTCTCAAGTGCCTtcttttggaaaaaatgacaGCAGCTGCCAACAAAGCGCGCACTGACGCTGAGAATGATCCCCAGGGAGTTCCAGATAACACTGAAACTATCAAAGAAGAGAGCGATGTAACCACAGGTGCACCTGTAGACACGACAAATCCAGATGCGGGAGCTGGAACTCCAATGAATGTCGATGATACTGACGAAATACCCTGGAGTTCATTAGCCAGTTTTGCACTTTACAAACTATTCCTCGAGTGGCAGAATCAGGGAACTGTCGTACCCATTCCACGACCTGGTACTCAGACACCACCAAAACTTAAAACTGAATCAAAACCACCAACTGAGAAGGTACTACCAGAGAATGCGCTATCGGTTCATCCAGTTATGCTGCTCAATCAGATGAAACCAGGAATAACTTATGTGGAAGTCAGCAGATCCGGCAATCCACCCAATACACTGTTTACACTTTCAGTTGAGATCGACGACAAGGTGTATACTGGAGCTG CAAAAAACAAAAGAGATGCTAAGAAAATCGCTGCTAAGGCAGCCCTCAAGGCTCTGTACAATCTCGAGTACCTGGACGAAATCAAAGCAGAAGTCGTAGAGCCCATGCAGGTATCCGAGCAGATGTTACAGCAGCCACTCCAATAG
- the LOC135160409 gene encoding uncharacterized protein LOC135160409 isoform X1, with the protein MYTRSRGSNQNQQNTSFVRGPTLNANSGYQTGNPGAAYQQAGAPQKPPQSQGQMQGQARMATPQQQQMKSMQQQTPPKIFQGQQQQQQTPQKPFQGQQQQQQTPQKPFQGQQQQQQTPQKPFQGQQMQQTPQQTPQKQFGQPQQQQLQQQQSQQSQQQQQPQPTPEKKVSGPNVATPKPAAVNPSQNNTQGAPSTPASGQNQDCSMDYEDVMPEGDGFSETSDQPKWRRSKLQGTKVNRKLRRLRMNQRLRKTLMPKNAIMVLNEMKAGVQFTFPETQAVANSVFLVHAELDGKTYVGQGLSKPLARQNAAENALKCLLLEKMTAAANKARTDAENDPQGVPDNTETIKEESDVTTGAPVDTTNPDAGAGTPMNVDDTDEIPWSSLASFALYKLFLEWQNQGTVVPIPRPGTQTPPKLKTESKPPTEKVLPENALSVHPVMLLNQMKPGITYVEVSRSGNPPNTLFTLSVEIDDKVYTGAAKNKRDAKKIAAKAALKALYNLEYLDEIKAEVVEPMQVSEQMLQQPLQ; encoded by the exons TATCAGCAAGCAGGCGCACCGCAGAAGCCCCCTCAGTCTCAGGGCCAAATGCAGGGACAAGCTAGAATGGCAACACCTCAGCAGCAGCAAATGAAATCTATGCAGCAGCAAACACCCCCGAAGATTTTTCAGGgacagcaacagcagcagcagacCCCTCAGAAGCCCTTCCAGGGGCAACAGCAGCAACAACAGACTCCTCAGAAGCCCTTCCAAGggcagcagcagcaacagcaGACCCCTCAGAAGCCATTCCAAGGCCAGCAGATGCAGCAGACACCACAGCAGACTCCGCAAAAGCAGTTTGGACAGCCACAACAGCAACAGCTGCAACAACAACAATCACAACAATCACAGCAACAACAGCAACCACAGCCAACCCCTGAGAAAAAGGTTTCAGGACCAAATGTCGCCACGCCGAAGCCAGCAGCAGTTAATCCCAGTCAGAATAATACACAGGGGGCTCCTAGTACTCCAGCCAGTGGCCAGAATCAAGATTGTTCCATGGATTATGAGGATGTCATGCCAGAGGGAGATGGTTTCTCCGAGACTAGTGATCAGCCCAAGTGGAGGCGCTCGAAGCTTCAAGGAA CCAAAGTCAACAGAAAATTGAGACGCCTGAGGATGAATCAGCGTCTGAGGAAGACGCTCATGCCCAAAAATGCAATAATGGTCCTGAATGAAATGAAGGCTGGCGTGCAATTCACTTTCCCAGAGACCCAAGCTGTTGCCAACTCCGTCTTTCTGGTACATGCTGAG CTGGATGGAAAAACATACGTTGGTCAAGGTCTCTCGAAGCCTTTGGCTCGACAAAATGCAGCTGAGAATGCTCTCAAGTGCCTtcttttggaaaaaatgacaGCAGCTGCCAACAAAGCGCGCACTGACGCTGAGAATGATCCCCAGGGAGTTCCAGATAACACTGAAACTATCAAAGAAGAGAGCGATGTAACCACAGGTGCACCTGTAGACACGACAAATCCAGATGCGGGAGCTGGAACTCCAATGAATGTCGATGATACTGACGAAATACCCTGGAGTTCATTAGCCAGTTTTGCACTTTACAAACTATTCCTCGAGTGGCAGAATCAGGGAACTGTCGTACCCATTCCACGACCTGGTACTCAGACACCACCAAAACTTAAAACTGAATCAAAACCACCAACTGAGAAGGTACTACCAGAGAATGCGCTATCGGTTCATCCAGTTATGCTGCTCAATCAGATGAAACCAGGAATAACTTATGTGGAAGTCAGCAGATCCGGCAATCCACCCAATACACTGTTTACACTTTCAGTTGAGATCGACGACAAGGTGTATACTGGAGCTG CAAAAAACAAAAGAGATGCTAAGAAAATCGCTGCTAAGGCAGCCCTCAAGGCTCTGTACAATCTCGAGTACCTGGACGAAATCAAAGCAGAAGTCGTAGAGCCCATGCAGGTATCCGAGCAGATGTTACAGCAGCCACTCCAATAG